One part of the Muntiacus reevesi chromosome 18, mMunRee1.1, whole genome shotgun sequence genome encodes these proteins:
- the TAC4 gene encoding tachykinin-4, whose protein sequence is MLLCVTLLLLLGLSACTVAGDKELAVDAEVGSWEDVIPSILLQLRDVKKGKASQFFGLMGKQVGGTPPIQSEGTEPVFMA, encoded by the exons ATGCTGCTCTGTGTCACCTTGCTTCTCCTCCTGGGGCTGTCTGCATGCACTGTGGCAGGTGACAAGGAACTGGCAGTCGATGCTGAAGTGGGCTCCTGG GAAGATGTCATCCCCAGCATCCTACTTCAGCTCCGGGACGTGAAGAAGGGCAAAGCGAGCCAGTTCTTTGGGCTAATGGGGAAGCAGGTAGGAG GAACACCTCCCATCCAGTCAGAGGGAACAG AGCCTGTCTTCATGGCCTAG